A window from SAR202 cluster bacterium encodes these proteins:
- a CDS encoding amidohydrolase family protein, with product MPATLIKNATIVTGNPARDVLYGAAIAIDGGRIAALGPSKDLAARYPQAQVVDGRGKAVFPGLINCHAHLTANLFRGVTEDFGFPSSFRLPEDPRDMITDDETTVMALLSAIECARTGCTTTVEIAKGIHRYASDLAKTGLRWALAENTADGVVPQGYRPGEPVLDYSDKQRVGDIERAGRLFEKWHGQASGRLACMVSTGLVETTSPKLLRDARALAEKYNAKYTIHLSQSQIEVESLLQMRGVRPAHTLHHNDYLGPGLVAAHVRYLDPSEVALMGATRSNVSHQPAMAARRAVIPPIPALRAAGAVIGMGTDNNTQDMVEVMRTGMFTERILRQDAANPQPEDVLYDTTMGSARAISMEKEIGSLEPGKKADLFIVNVQRSNLVPAIRIVSSFINNGQPSDIESVMVDGQWVLRDGKMLHVDEASIIAEADKIGRRVWQRLLQRHPSLRLPIRPAPED from the coding sequence ATGCCTGCCACACTTATCAAAAACGCCACCATTGTCACGGGCAATCCTGCCCGTGACGTTCTTTACGGCGCGGCCATCGCCATCGACGGCGGCCGTATAGCCGCCCTTGGCCCGTCCAAAGACCTCGCGGCCCGCTATCCCCAGGCGCAGGTTGTCGACGGGCGGGGCAAGGCTGTGTTTCCCGGCCTCATTAACTGCCACGCCCACCTTACCGCCAACCTCTTCCGCGGCGTTACCGAGGACTTCGGCTTCCCCTCCAGCTTCCGCCTGCCCGAAGACCCCCGCGATATGATCACCGACGACGAGACTACCGTCATGGCCCTCCTCAGCGCCATCGAATGCGCCCGCACCGGCTGCACCACCACCGTCGAAATCGCCAAAGGCATCCACCGCTATGCCTCCGATTTAGCCAAGACGGGCCTGCGATGGGCATTGGCCGAGAACACCGCCGATGGCGTCGTCCCTCAGGGCTATCGCCCCGGCGAGCCGGTCTTAGATTACTCGGATAAACAGCGCGTTGGAGACATAGAACGCGCGGGCAGGCTCTTCGAGAAGTGGCACGGCCAGGCCAGCGGCCGCCTGGCCTGCATGGTCTCCACCGGCCTGGTGGAAACAACATCGCCAAAGCTGCTGCGTGATGCCCGCGCCCTGGCCGAGAAGTACAACGCCAAGTACACCATCCACCTCTCCCAGTCGCAGATAGAGGTCGAATCGCTGCTGCAGATGCGCGGCGTCCGCCCCGCCCACACCCTCCACCACAACGATTATCTAGGTCCGGGCCTCGTCGCAGCCCACGTCCGCTACCTAGACCCCTCTGAGGTCGCCCTGATGGGCGCCACCCGCTCCAACGTCTCCCACCAGCCTGCCATGGCCGCCCGACGCGCCGTTATACCGCCCATCCCTGCCCTTCGCGCCGCCGGCGCGGTCATTGGCATGGGCACCGACAACAATACCCAGGACATGGTGGAGGTTATGCGCACCGGCATGTTCACCGAGCGTATCCTCCGCCAGGACGCCGCCAACCCTCAGCCAGAAGATGTCTTGTACGACACTACTATGGGCAGCGCTCGCGCCATCAGCATGGAAAAAGAAATCGGCAGCCTGGAACCGGGCAAGAAGGCGGATTTATTCATCGTCAACGTGCAGCGCTCCAACCTGGTTCCGGCTATACGCATCGTCTCCAGTTTTATCAACAACGGCCAGCCCAGCGATATCGAGTCGGTCATGGTGGACGGCCAGTGGGTGCTGCGCGACGGCAAAATGCTGCACGTGGACGAGGCTTCCATCATCGCCGAGGCGGACAAGATTGGCCGCCGCGTATGGCAGCGCCTCCTCCAACGCCACCCTAGCCTCCGCCTGCCCATCCGTCCCGCGCCAGAGGATTAG
- a CDS encoding PKD domain-containing protein, whose protein sequence is MINLLADIGPSIPSRQNTFTSSVLFSLTLVVILVLSGCSNQSSSSLKASASRGKAPFTVTFTHSFNGVGEANWDFGDGQFAATNPSIKSVTHQYTRTGTYQVSVASAKKSDSSEVEASIAIVVEPGPLARVAVDGYRRELAAQVGGALKVEARGLDQFDNPIPGLIYKFSASPDVGAISQSGRLDATTKAGRYPAAVSVEAFQGDKTAKATFDVVLEHGAPARIAVSPPPTKLNVEAGYNFTARLEDAFGNPTPGGSFSWTSTSEIGSVTPQGRLTTGAKAGDFPSAIKVRADLGQQSIEKTFDVSILPGPMKRIAVASPLTIVAGASMPIQVYAVDRHDNRIGDVPFSWVLKDPDAGVMGSDGRFIASKVAMRFSKAIEVTATQGDRAETVLIDVIVQPAALERVFVGPADIDLGVGMSQRFVAVGIDQYSNRISGLNVQWSVESGGGSITDDGMFTSGYSPGVFKKTVKAVATQGQVTSSAAASVTVEPDRVAFTAINGTRDELTVVSVDGANKRNIATISDSYLMLTWSPDGRRLIYSGCAPSCNTVIINDDGTWPFVLLPSAQNAFAAWSPDGKKVAYMGVGDGDLELYIADMDGNNSRRLT, encoded by the coding sequence CACATCATCCGTCCTTTTCTCACTTACCCTCGTCGTCATCCTGGTTCTCTCAGGATGTTCAAATCAGAGCAGCTCAAGCCTGAAAGCCAGCGCCTCCAGGGGCAAGGCCCCCTTTACCGTCACCTTTACCCACTCCTTCAACGGCGTGGGCGAGGCGAATTGGGACTTTGGCGATGGTCAGTTCGCCGCTACCAACCCCTCCATTAAAAGCGTCACCCACCAGTACACCCGTACGGGGACCTACCAAGTAAGTGTCGCCTCTGCTAAGAAGAGCGATTCGTCAGAGGTGGAGGCATCCATAGCCATCGTCGTCGAGCCGGGGCCGCTGGCCAGGGTGGCTGTCGACGGGTACCGGCGAGAGCTGGCCGCCCAGGTCGGCGGCGCCCTCAAGGTGGAGGCCCGCGGGCTGGACCAGTTCGACAACCCCATCCCGGGGCTTATTTACAAGTTCTCGGCCTCCCCTGACGTAGGCGCCATCTCGCAAAGCGGTCGCCTCGACGCCACCACCAAAGCGGGCCGATACCCCGCCGCCGTCAGCGTGGAGGCCTTTCAGGGCGACAAGACCGCGAAAGCGACCTTCGACGTTGTGCTGGAACACGGCGCCCCCGCCAGGATAGCCGTCAGCCCGCCTCCGACGAAGCTGAACGTCGAGGCCGGATATAATTTCACCGCGCGTTTAGAGGACGCCTTCGGCAACCCCACGCCCGGCGGCAGCTTCTCCTGGACCTCCACCTCAGAGATTGGATCCGTTACCCCCCAGGGCAGGTTGACCACCGGCGCCAAAGCCGGCGACTTCCCCTCCGCCATCAAGGTCAGGGCCGACCTGGGCCAGCAGTCCATCGAAAAAACCTTCGACGTCTCCATCCTGCCTGGCCCCATGAAACGTATCGCCGTCGCCTCACCCCTTACCATTGTTGCCGGCGCGTCCATGCCCATCCAGGTCTACGCCGTGGACCGCCACGATAACAGGATTGGCGACGTTCCCTTCTCCTGGGTCCTCAAGGACCCGGACGCCGGAGTCATGGGCAGCGACGGCCGGTTCATAGCCTCCAAAGTCGCTATGCGGTTCTCCAAGGCCATAGAGGTGACAGCAACACAGGGAGACCGCGCCGAGACCGTTCTGATCGATGTCATCGTCCAGCCGGCAGCCCTGGAGCGGGTCTTCGTCGGCCCTGCCGACATAGACCTTGGCGTCGGCATGAGCCAGCGGTTCGTAGCCGTGGGCATAGACCAGTATAGCAACCGTATCTCCGGCCTAAATGTTCAATGGAGCGTAGAATCTGGCGGCGGGTCGATCACAGACGACGGCATGTTTACCTCCGGCTACTCGCCCGGCGTATTCAAAAAGACCGTAAAGGCCGTCGCCACCCAGGGCCAGGTCACCAGCTCCGCCGCAGCTTCCGTCACCGTGGAGCCTGACAGGGTCGCCTTCACCGCGATCAACGGCACGCGGGATGAGCTTACTGTTGTCAGCGTGGACGGCGCCAACAAGCGGAACATCGCCACCATTTCGGACTCATACCTTATGTTAACCTGGTCGCCCGATGGCCGCAGGCTCATCTATTCCGGATGCGCCCCTTCCTGCAACACCGTCATCATTAACGACGACGGCACCTGGCCCTTCGTCCTCCTCCCCTCCGCCCAGAACGCCTTCGCCGCCTGGTCGCCGGACGGCAAGAAGGTGGCCTACATGGGTGTCGGCGACGGCGACTTGGAGCTGTACATCGCGGACATGGACGGCAATAACTCGCGGCGGCTCACCTAA
- a CDS encoding trypsin-like serine protease: protein MSEAMPSWSPDSDRLTFAAMTPDGNWDIYVINADGAGLQRLTSSPGADYTPSWSPDGQRILFSSDRDGDWDLFVMDIHGSGAVPLTNNEFADSSGDWSPDGKQIVFSSDRRDGARTQIFVMNADGSNVRQVVSTSTRDVMPRWAPRKQGISVSESSIIIESSIIPGSKPLRDITAKARSAVVRIETEDAAGSGFIFDAGGHILTNNHVITGAATITVHLDNGTTHAARLIGRDLVHDLAVVKIDAPDLPWLEMGELSTTPLASDVLVLGFPLRAQDIAVTRGLVSAIKWDKGRNVIWIQTDSAINPGNSGGPLMNLQGQVVGVVSSKLVDINVEGVGFAISSNTIKLYLDRLRAGETISS, encoded by the coding sequence GTGTCCGAGGCCATGCCCTCATGGTCCCCTGACAGCGACAGGCTTACTTTCGCCGCCATGACGCCGGACGGCAACTGGGACATTTACGTTATCAACGCCGACGGCGCCGGCCTTCAAAGGCTGACATCCAGCCCCGGCGCGGACTACACCCCAAGCTGGTCCCCTGACGGCCAACGAATTCTCTTTTCTTCCGACCGCGACGGCGATTGGGACCTCTTTGTGATGGACATCCACGGCAGCGGCGCCGTTCCCCTCACCAATAACGAATTCGCGGATAGCAGCGGGGACTGGTCCCCTGACGGCAAGCAAATCGTCTTTTCCAGCGACCGGCGGGACGGCGCCAGGACACAAATCTTTGTGATGAACGCGGACGGCTCCAACGTGAGGCAGGTGGTCAGCACCTCCACCAGGGATGTCATGCCTCGATGGGCGCCGCGCAAGCAGGGCATTTCAGTAAGCGAGTCCTCCATAATCATTGAAAGCAGCATCATTCCCGGCTCCAAGCCTTTGCGTGACATCACCGCCAAGGCCCGCAGCGCGGTGGTGCGAATCGAGACCGAGGACGCCGCTGGCTCCGGCTTCATCTTCGACGCCGGCGGCCATATCCTGACCAACAACCACGTCATCACCGGCGCGGCGACTATTACAGTCCATCTCGACAACGGGACTACCCACGCCGCCCGGTTGATTGGGCGCGACCTGGTCCACGACCTCGCCGTCGTGAAAATCGACGCGCCGGACCTCCCGTGGCTGGAGATGGGTGAGCTGAGCACCACGCCCCTGGCCTCCGACGTCCTGGTCCTGGGGTTCCCCCTCAGGGCCCAGGATATAGCGGTCACCAGGGGGCTGGTCTCCGCTATCAAGTGGGACAAGGGCAGGAACGTAATCTGGATACAGACAGACTCCGCCATCAACCCGGGCAACAGCGGCGGCCCCTTGATGAACCTCCAGGGCCAGGTAGTCGGAGTAGTCAGCTCCAAGCTGGTCGACATCAACGTGGAAGGCGTGGGCTTTGCTATTTCCTCCAATACCATTAAACTCTACCTGGACCGCCTCAGGGCGGGGGAGACTATAAGTAGTTGA